GCCGTTCGGGTTGGTCATCATCGAGGCGATGTCCCAGGGGCTGCCCATCGTCGGTGGCGAACAGTCCGGGGGCGTCCCCTACATCCTGGACGACGGGGCGTTCGGCATCCTCGTCGACGTCGACCGAGCCGAGCACATCGCCGCAGGGGTCTTCCGCTACCTGGACAACCCCGAGGACTACGTGCGGTTCTCCGCGCTCGGCCTCCAACGCGTGGCCGACGCCTTCGACAACCACCGCATCACCGACACCTACGTCGAGGCCTACCGGGACCTGCTGGCCGGTACGTGGTGACCGAGGAGCAGGCTCCCGACGAGGGCAACCTGACCAGCCGGGTCCTCGGCGGCGTCACCTGGAGCGTCGGGCTGCGGGTGCTCGGACTCGTCGCCCAGCTCGGCTACACCTCCGTCATCGCCCGGCTGCTGGACCCGGAGGCGATCGGCCTCGTCGCCAGCGCCCAGGTCGTCCTGCTGGCGGGACAGCTCGCCGCCGAGCTCGGCATCGGCCGGGCGCTGGTGCAGAAGACCACCCTCAGCCAGGAGGAGGTCCGCGCCGGCTTCACCGCATCGGTCGTGATGGGTGCCACGCTCACCGCCATCCTGTTCCTCGCGGCGCCCGCAGTCGCGGCGCTGTTCGGTGACCCGGGGGTTGCGCCCGTCACGCGTGGACTGTCGTTCGTACTGCTCGCCACGACGTTGGGCACCACCGCCGAGGCGCTGCTGCTGCGGGACATGCGCATCCGCGCGGTGGCCACGCGCGAGTTCACCTCCTTCGTCGTCGGCTACCTCGTGATCGGGGTCGGATCGGCGCTGGCGGGGTTCGGCGTGTGGTCCCTGGTCGCCGCGGCCGTCTCCAAGGCGGTCCTGCTGTCGGCATCCGCCCTGCTGATCGCCCGCCACGACATGCGCCCGCTCCTGGCCTGGGCGCCGGTCCGATCGCTGTACGCCTTCGGCAGCCAGGTGTCGCTGGTCTCCGTGGTCGAGTACCTCACGCAGGCCGCGCCCCCCACCGCGATCAGCCGCTTCCAGGGTCCGGCCCAGCTGGGGCAGTTCAACCAGGCCAACCGCGTCCTCGAGCTGCCGTTCACCAACATCTCCCAGGCGATCGCCGATGTCCTCTTCCCGGCCATCAGCCGGATCAAGTCCGAACGAGATCGCGTCGGCGGCGCGTACCTGACGGCCCTGGCCGTCACGGGTTCGATCCTGCTGCCCACCGCGGCCGGAGCCGGAGTCGCCGCCGAGGAGATCGTCGCCGTCCTGCTCGGTGATCAGTGGGGCCCCGCCGCACGCGTCCTGCCCGTCCTGGCCGTGTACTCGGCCGTCATGATGCTGACCTACTACGCGGCGATCATCTGCGAGGCGATGGGGGTGCTGAAGCAGAAGATCGTCATCCAGGTCCTGACGCTGATCATCCTCGGAGTCGGATTCGTCGTCTTCTCCGACGCCTCGTTGCTGGCCCTGTCGGTGGTCATGCTGGTGGCCGCTGTCGGGCGGTTGCTGGCGTACTGGGTGGTCATGCATCGTCAGCTCCGGATCGGCGCCCTCGCGCAGCCCGCTGCGCTGGCCGGCCCCGTCCTCGGCGCCGTGCTCGTGGCCGGTGCGATCGGTGGCTGGACGGTCGTCGGCCGGGGCATGGACCTGCCGGTGCTGCTGACCCTCCTGGGCCAGATCGTCGTGGGCGCCACGGTGCTGGGCGCGGCGTACTTCTTCGGGCCCCTCCGCGGCGTCCGTCGCGAGCTCGTCGTCCGACTCGAGTTCGCCGGCCTCGACGAACGGAGCGGCACGGCTCGTCGTCTGATGGCCGTCATGCGAAGCGGACTCGGTGGATGATATGCATGTGTCCGCTTGGACGGGCGCCACGCCGACGACGGCTGTGGACGAGGGGATGGACCATCACATGTTGACCGCAACCGAAACCACGAGGCAAGGTTTCGGACCATGTTGCTGAGCATCTGCGTACCCACCAGGAACAG
The genomic region above belongs to Euzebya rosea and contains:
- a CDS encoding lipopolysaccharide biosynthesis protein; this encodes MTEEQAPDEGNLTSRVLGGVTWSVGLRVLGLVAQLGYTSVIARLLDPEAIGLVASAQVVLLAGQLAAELGIGRALVQKTTLSQEEVRAGFTASVVMGATLTAILFLAAPAVAALFGDPGVAPVTRGLSFVLLATTLGTTAEALLLRDMRIRAVATREFTSFVVGYLVIGVGSALAGFGVWSLVAAAVSKAVLLSASALLIARHDMRPLLAWAPVRSLYAFGSQVSLVSVVEYLTQAAPPTAISRFQGPAQLGQFNQANRVLELPFTNISQAIADVLFPAISRIKSERDRVGGAYLTALAVTGSILLPTAAGAGVAAEEIVAVLLGDQWGPAARVLPVLAVYSAVMMLTYYAAIICEAMGVLKQKIVIQVLTLIILGVGFVVFSDASLLALSVVMLVAAVGRLLAYWVVMHRQLRIGALAQPAALAGPVLGAVLVAGAIGGWTVVGRGMDLPVLLTLLGQIVVGATVLGAAYFFGPLRGVRRELVVRLEFAGLDERSGTARRLMAVMRSGLGG